The nucleotide sequence GCGCGCGACGTCCTCGACCGTCTGCTCTCGGCGGGCGGCGAGCTCGTCACCCTCGTCCGCGGGGCCGACGCCGACCCGCTGCTCGTCGAGCGCCTCGCCGGCGACCTCGGGCGCGAGCGGCCCGAGCTCGAGGTCGTCGTCCTCGACGGCGGCCAGCCCGTCTACCCGCTGCTCATCGGGGTGGAGTGACGATGGCCACCGAGTCCAGCCCGCTGCGGCCGATCATCGCGCAGGCCGCCGCCGACTTCGCGAAGCACCGCGACATCCACACCGTCGGCGACATCCTCGCCTACTGGCCGCGGCGCTACCGCACCCGTGAGGCCGACCTCGGCGCCGTGACCCCGGGGGAGTTCCTCGTCGGGGTGGCCGAGGTGCGCTCCGCCACGACCCGCCGGATGAAGACGCGCAAGGGCACGATGCTCGAGGTCGTCATCACCGACGGCCGCCACGAGCTCGACATCACGTTCTTCAAGGCCTGGGGCCACGACAAGGTGCTCGTACCCGGCGCGCGGGGCATCTTCGCCGGGACGGTCGGGACCTACCGGGGGCGCCTGCAGCTGACGCACCCCGGCTACACGATGCTCGACGACTACGACGCGGGGGAGCGGCGCGACCTCATCCCGTTCTACCGGCGGGTCGGCAAGCTCCCGACCTGGACGGTCAGCGAGTCGGTGCGCCGCGTCCTCGACGTCCTCGACGACGTGCCCGACGCCCTGCCCGAGGACGTCCGGGTGCGGCGGAACCTGATGTCGCGCACCGACGCCCTGCGCGGGATCCACGGCCCGGACACCCTCGAGCAGGTCGCGGCCGCCCAGCAGCGGCTGCGCTACGAGGAGGCGTTCGTCCTCCAGGCGACGCTCGCGCAGCGCCGGCGGGCCTCCGCCGCGACGGCCACGCGGGCGCGGCCGGGTCGCGCCGACGGGCTGCTCGCCGCCTTCGACGAGCGGCTGCCGTTCACCCTGACCGGCGGCCAGCGCGACATCGGCGAGGTCGTGGCCGACGAGATGGGCCGCGAGGTCCCGATGCACCGACTGCTCCAGGGCGAGGTCGGCTCCGGCAAGACGGTCGTCGCGCTGCGGGCGATGCTCCGAGCGGTCGACTCGGACGGGCAGGCCGCGCTCCTCGCCCCCACCGAGGTCCTCGCCGCGCAGCACCACCGGACGATCACCCGGATGCTCGGGGACCTCGCCGAGGGCGGGATGCTGGGCGGCGCCGAGCACGGGACGCGCGTCGCCCTGCTCACCGGCAGCCAGCCGACCGCCGAGCGCCGGCGCACCCTCCTCGACGTCGTGAGCGGAGACGCGGGCATCGTCGTCGGCACGCACGCCCTGCTCCAGGAGCACGTCGACTTCTACGACCTCGCCCTCGTCGTCGTCGACGAGCAGCACCGTTTCGGCGTGGAGCAGCGGGACGCGTTGCGCGCCAAGGGCTCCACCCCACCGCACGTCCTCGTCATGACCGCGACGCCCATCCCGCGCACCGTCGCGATGACGGTCTTCGGCGACCTCGAGACCTCGACGCTGCGCGAGCTGCCCGCCGGGCGCGCGCCCATCACGACGCACGTCGTGCCCGAGGACCGGCCCGGGTGGATGGAGCGGACGTGGCAGCGCATCGCCGAGGAGGTGCGCTCCGGCCGGCAGGCGTACGTCGTGTGCCCGCGCATCGGCGACGACGACGCCGCCGACGAGGGGGCCGTGCTCACGGTCGAGGCGGCCGACCCGGACGCCGAGGAGGCCGCCGACGCCCCGCCGCCGCGCCCGCTGACGAGCGTGACGGCCCTGTCCGCGCGGCTGGCCGAGGAGCCGGCCCTCGCCGGGCTCACCCTCGAGGTCCTCCACGGCCGGATGCCCGCCGAGGACAAGGACGCCGTCATGGGCCGCTTCCAGCGCGGCGAGACCGACGTCCTCGTCTCGACGACGGTCGTCGAGGTGGGGGTCGACGTGCCCAACGCGAGCGTCATGGTCGTCATGGACGCCGACCGCTTCGGGGTCAGCCAGCTGCACCAGCTGCGCGGGCGCATCGGCCGCGGCGGCTTCCCGGGCCTGTGCCTGCTCGTCACGGGGTCCGAGGCCGAGCCGGCGCTCACCCGGCTGACGGCCGTGGCCGGGACGACGGACGGCTTCGAGCTGGCCCGCCTCGACCTCGCCCAGCGCCGCGAGGGCGACATCCTCGGCGCCGCGCAGCACGGCCGGCGCACGCAGCTGGAGTTCCTCCACATCCTCGAGCACGAGGACGTCATCGAGCAGGCCCGCGAGGACGCCTTCGCGCTCGTCGAGGCCGACCCCGACCTCGCCGACCACCCCCTGCTCGCCGCCGCCGTCCAGGCCCGCGTCGACGCCGAGCAGGCCGCCTACCTGGAGCGTGGCTGATGACCCGCATCATCGCCGGCACCCGCGGCGGGCGGACCCTGCGCACCCCGCCCGGCTCGGGCACTCGCCCGACGAGCGACCGGGTGCGCGAGGCGCTCTTCTCGGCGCTCGAGGCCCGCGACGCCCTGCGCGGCGGGCACGTCCTCGACCTCTACGCCGGCTCCGGCGCGCTCGGGCTCGAGGCGATGAGCCGGGGGGCGCGCTCGTGCGTCCTCGTCGAGTCCGACCGGCGGGCCGCCTCCGTCGTCGCGGCCAACGTCGCCTCGCTCGCGCTCACGGGGGTGCGGGTCGTGCCGACGACGGTCTCCGCGGCGCTCGCCGGCCAGCCGGGGGCCGAGGGGCCGGCCGACCTCGTGTTCATCGACCCGCCCTACGACGTGGGGGAGGAGGCCCTGGGCACCGTCCTCGACCGCCTCGTCGACGGCTGGCTGGCCGCCGACGGGCTCGTCGTCGTCGAGCGCTCATCGCGCTCGCCCGAGCCCGCCTGGCCCACCGGCCTCGAGCGCGTCGGCAAGCCCCGCAAGTACGGCGAGACGACCGTCTGGCTCGCCGAGCGCGCCTGACCCTCTCGTCGAAGGACGGGGTGCATCGGGGCAGGTCAGCCCGGCCACCTGACAGGATGCGGGGATGAGCGACTACGAGATCCCCCGGCCGGTCAGCGGCGACGTCATCGAGCGCATCCTCGAGGACCACCGGCTCTTCGAGGACCTCCTGCGCGAGGCCCGGCGCACCGACACCGACCGCGAGGCCGCCCGCCGCGCGCTCGCCGAGGTGCTGACCGCCCACGCCGTCGCCGAGGAGGAGAAGGTCTACCCGACCCTGCGCGCGAAGGCCGCCGACATCACCGACCACGAGGCCGAGCACGGCGAGGAGGAGCACGCCGAGATCAACGAGGCGCTGCTCGCCTTCCTGCGCGCCAAGGGCACCGACACCCAGAAGTACGACGACGCCCTCGAGGACCTCGCGACGGTGGTCAACCACCACGCGAACGAGGAGGAGCAGACGATCCTCAACCCGGCCCGCGAGGAGGTCGACCTCGAGGTGCGCGAGCGGCTCGGCGTCGACTGGCTGACCCGCCGCAACGAGCTGCTCGAGCAGGGCTGCGGCTCCGAGGAGCAGGTCGCCGCCCTCGTCGACGAGGCGGTCGACAAGGGCGCCCTCGCCCCCGAGGAGGCGCGCGAGGAGGCCGACCGAATCAAGGCCGAGGCCAAGGAGAAGGCCGAGGAGGTCGAGGACGCGGCGAAGAACGGCGACTGACCCTCCCGTGGAGCCCTTGCTAGGTTGGCGCGCGTGAGCGAGCGCGTCCGCCGGGCCGTCTGTCCCGGCTCCTACGACCCGGTGACCCACGGCCACCTCGACGTCGTCGCGCGCGCCGCCGCGCTGCACGACGAGGTGGTCGTGGCGATCCTCCACAACCCCGCGAAGCAGGGGACGTTCACCGTCCCCGAGCGGGTGGCCCTCGTCGAGCACGCGCTCGCCGACCGCGGCCTGGCCGACGTCGTGCGCGTCGAGGCCTTCGCCGACCGCCTCCTCGTCGACGTCTGCCGCGACCTCGGGGCCGACGTCCTCGTCAAGGGCCTGCGCGGCGGCACCGACTTCGACTACGAGCTGCCGATGGCCCGGATGAACCGGCACCTGACCGGGCTCGAGACGCTCTTCCTGCCCGGTGAGCCCTCGCTGGCCCACGTGTCGAGCTCCCTCGTCAAGGAGGTCGTCCGCTACGGCGGCGACGTGAGCGGCCTCGTACCGGACGAGGTGCGCGACGCCCTCGTCGCCCGGCTGCGTGACCGCTGAGGCGAGCGCCCCGGAGCAGGCCCGCGCCGGGCAGCGCTCGACGGGGCGGCGACCCGGCTTCCGGCGCGACGTCGAGGGCCTGCGTGCCGTCGCGGTCCTCTCGGTGCTGGCCTACCACGCCGGTCTGCCGGTCCACGCGGGCTTCGTCGGCGTCGACATCTTCTTCGTCATCTCGGGCTTCCTCATCACCGGCCTGCTCGTCGCCGAGCTCGACCGGACCGGCACCGTCTCGTGGGTGCGCTTCGTCGGCCGGCGCGTGCGCCGGCTGCTGCCCGCCGCCGTGGTCGTCCTGCTCGTCACGACGCTGTTCACGTGGCTCGTCGTCCCCGGGCAGCGCCGCCAGCAGGTCGGCCACGACGTCATCGCCGCCGCGACGTACGTCGTCAACTGGGTCCTTGCCGGCCGTGAGGTCGACTACCTCGCCTCGGACGTGCGCCCCTCGCCGGTCCAGCACTTCTGGAGCCTCGCCGTCGAGGAGCAGTTCTACGTCGTCTGGCCGCTGCTCCTCCTGGCCCTCGCGCTGCTCGCCCGCCGGACGGGTCGGCGCCCCGACCGCCGCACGGTCGCCGTCGCGCTCGGCGCGCTGACCGGCGCCTCGTTCGTGTGGTCGCTCATCGCCTCGCACACGAGCCCGGAGGCGTCCTTCTTCACGACGACGACCCGCGTCTGGGAGCTCGGGGTGGGCGCGCTGCTCGCCGTGTGGCTGACCGGGCGGGAGCGCCCGCAGGCGCGCAGCCGGGCCGCCGACGCCCTCGGCTGGGTGGGTCTCGTCGCGCTCGTCGTCGTCGCCGTCGCGCTGCCGACGGGCATCGAGTGGCCGAGCGGGTGGGCCCTGCTGCCGACGCTGCCGACCGCGCTCGTCCTCTGGGCCGGGTGGCGCGGCGGCCGCAACGGCCCCGTCCGGCTCCTCGGCGCCCGCGCGATGGTCTGGGTCGGGGGCCTGTCGTACTCGATCTACCTCTGGCACTGGCCGGTGCTCGTCCTCGGCGACTGGAGCGCCGAGCGCCTGACCGGCGGCCCGCTGCCCGGATGGGCCCGTGTCGCGCTCGCGCTGGGCTCGGTGTGGCCGGCCTGGGTGTCGTGGCGGTTCGTCGAGCAGCCCATCCACCACGGGGCCTGGCTGCGGCGCCGGCCCCGTGCGCTCGTCGCCGCCGGGCTCGGGATGTCCGGCGTGGCCGTCCTCGCCGCCCTCCCGCTCCTGCCGCTGGCCTCGCCCTTCGTCACCACGCCGGAGGACGGACGCGTCCCGCCGGTCTCGCAGCTCGGGGCCGCCACCGTCGTGCCGGGGCGCGCCGTCGCCGACGACGTGCAGCCCGGCTGGGTCACGCCCGACCCCCTCGTCAGCGGGGAGGACCGCCCGGACGCCGACGTCGACCGCTGCCAGGTCGACCACGACGCGACCGAGCCCGTCGCGTGCACCTTCGGCGACCCGCGCGGCGCCGTCACCGTCGCGCTCGTCGGGGACTCCAAGGCCATGCAGTGGCTGCCCGCGCTGCAGGAGCAGGCCGGCGAGCGGGGGTGGCGCGTCGTCACGTACGGCAAGTCCGCCTGCGCCTTCGCCGCGGCGCCCGCGGCGAGCGCCGGCCGGGCCTACCCCCAGTGCGACGCCTGGAACGCCGCCGTCTCGCGCGCGCTCGCGGCCGACCCCCCGGACGTCGTCGTCACCTCCGGCGTCGCCCGAGGGGCCTGGGACGGCTCGCGCACCGACGCGCCCCTCCTCGAGGACGGCTACGCCCGGCGCTGGGCAGCCCTGGCGCGCGCCGGCGTCCCCGTCGTCGTCGTCGGGGACAGCCCGGTCTCGCCGGACGACCTCGACGTCTGCGCCGCCTGGCACCCCGACGCGCTCGCGCAGTGCACCTTCGCCGCCGCGCCGGCGCTCGCCGCGAGCGGGCTGCCCGTGCAGCGTCCGGCCGTGCAGCGGGCGGGGGAGGGCGTCACGCTGCTCGACCTCACCCCGTGGGTCTGCCCCGGTGGCGAGTGCCCCGTCGTCATCGGGCACGTCACCGTCCACCGGGCCGGCGACCACGTGACGGCCACCTACGCGCGCACCCTCGCGCCCCAGGTCGCCGGCGCCGTCGAGGTGGCCCTGACCCCCGCGAAGGCTCGGTGAGGACCCTCGTCACGGCTCCGTCCGGCGCCGGGACCGACCCCGGTTTGGGCCGGTGGGGGGCCTGCCGGTACCGTTGTCCTTCGGTCTGCGTCCGTGCGGCGTGACCCGAACCCGTCCCGACCTCACCGAAAGCCCATGACTCGCCCTGATCCCCGGTCCCCCTTGGTGCTCGACACCAAGCTCGTGGGCCGTCGACCCGGGACGATGCACGAGCTGGAGCGTGAGGCAGGGGCGCCGAGCGACCTCGGCACCGACGTCATCCGCGTCGAGGAGGGCAGCCCGCTGTCCCTCTCCCTGCGGATGGAGTCCGTCGTCGAGGGCGTGCTCGTCACGGGTTCGGTGCGCGGCACGGCCACCGGCGCCTGCGTGCGGTGCCTGGACCCGGTGAGCGTCTCGCTCGACGGTCACTTCCAGGAGCTGTTCGTTCACGCCGATCGCCACGACCACCACCACGAGGTGGGGGACGAGGACGCCGACGAGGAGCACCGCGTCGAGGACGGCTACATCGACCTCGACCCGGTGGTCCGGGACACGGTGGTGCCTGCACTGCCGTTCCAGCCGGTGTGCCGGCCGGACTGCCCCGGGCTGTGCTCCGTGTGCGGCCAGCCGCTCGCGGAGGACCCCGAGCACCAGCACGACGAGATCGACCCCCGATGGGCGGCGCTCTCGGCCTTGGCCGAGGACCCGTCCACGCCGACAGAGAAGAGGACCTGACGTGGCCGTTCCGAAGCGGAAGATGTCGCGCTCCAACACCCGCTCGCGCCGCGCCAACTGGAAGGCGACGGTCGTCGCGACGACCACCTGCCCGCAGTGCAAGGCGCTCACCCAGCCGCACATGGCGTGCCCGTCGTGCGGCACCTACAAGGGGCGCCACTTCGGCGCCGCCGAGCGCACCGAGCACCAGGGCTGACACCCCTCCCCATGGGGAAGGGGTCGGCTTCGGCCGATGCACTCGCGCCGCTGCGCCCCGTCGCCGAGCTCGTCGGTCACCTCTCGGAGGTGACCGGCGGACCCGTCGACGAGGCGCTGGTCCGGCGTGCCCTCACGCACCGCTCGTACGCGTACGAGATGGGTGGTCTGCCGCACAACGAGCGGCTCGAGTTCCTCGGTGACTCCGTGCTGGGCCTCGTCGTCACGACGACGCTCTACGACACCAACCCGGACGAGTCCGAGGGGCAGCTCGCGAAGCTGCGCGCCGCCGTGGTCAACATGCGGGCCCTGGCCGACGTCGGGCGCACGCTCGGCCTCGGCGACTTCGTGTTCCTCGGCCGCGGCGAGGAGAGCACCGGGGGCCGCGACAAGGACTCGATCCTCGCCGACACCGTCGAGGCGGTCATCGGCGCCGTCTACCAGTCGGCCGGCATCGAGGCCGCGGGCGAGCTCGTCCACAGCCTCGTCGACCCGCTGCTCGCGCAGTCCGCGACCCTCGGGGCGGGCCTGGACTGGAAGACGAGCCTGCAGGAGATCAGCTCGCGCCACGGCCTCGGCTCGCCCGAGTACGTCGTGACCGAGGACGGTCCCGAGCACGCGAAGTCCTTCGAGGCGTCCGTCGTCGTCGGCGGCCGGGTCCTCGGCCGCGGCTCCGGCCGGACCAAGAAGGTCGCCGAGCAGGAGGCCGCCGCCCACGGCTGGACCGCCATCCGCGACGCCCACGAGCCGCCCGAGGGCCGCCCGAGCGGTGCCTGAGCTCCCCGAGGTCGAGGTCGTGCGCCGCGGCCTCGCCACGCACGTCGAGGGCCGGCGGCTCGCGGCCGTCGAGCTGCGCGGCCACCGCGTGGCCCGCCGCCACGTGCCCGGCCCGCAGGACCTCGCCGAGCGCCTCGCCGGTCGCCGCGTCGCCGCCGTGCGCCGCCGCGGCAAGTACCTCTGGTGGGACCTCGAGGGCTCGGTCGGCCTCATCCTCCACCTCGGGATGAGCGGCCAGCTGCTCGTCGAGGACGCCGCCGCGCCGGACGAGAAGCACCTGCACGGCCGGTTCACCTTCGACGACGACGGCCCCGAGCTGCGCTTCGTCGACCAGCGCACCTTCGGCGGGCTCGCCCTCGCCGACCTCGACGACGCCGGGGTCCCGCGCAGC is from Arthrobacter sp. NEB 688 and encodes:
- a CDS encoding ATP-dependent DNA helicase RecG — translated: MATESSPLRPIIAQAAADFAKHRDIHTVGDILAYWPRRYRTREADLGAVTPGEFLVGVAEVRSATTRRMKTRKGTMLEVVITDGRHELDITFFKAWGHDKVLVPGARGIFAGTVGTYRGRLQLTHPGYTMLDDYDAGERRDLIPFYRRVGKLPTWTVSESVRRVLDVLDDVPDALPEDVRVRRNLMSRTDALRGIHGPDTLEQVAAAQQRLRYEEAFVLQATLAQRRRASAATATRARPGRADGLLAAFDERLPFTLTGGQRDIGEVVADEMGREVPMHRLLQGEVGSGKTVVALRAMLRAVDSDGQAALLAPTEVLAAQHHRTITRMLGDLAEGGMLGGAEHGTRVALLTGSQPTAERRRTLLDVVSGDAGIVVGTHALLQEHVDFYDLALVVVDEQHRFGVEQRDALRAKGSTPPHVLVMTATPIPRTVAMTVFGDLETSTLRELPAGRAPITTHVVPEDRPGWMERTWQRIAEEVRSGRQAYVVCPRIGDDDAADEGAVLTVEAADPDAEEAADAPPPRPLTSVTALSARLAEEPALAGLTLEVLHGRMPAEDKDAVMGRFQRGETDVLVSTTVVEVGVDVPNASVMVVMDADRFGVSQLHQLRGRIGRGGFPGLCLLVTGSEAEPALTRLTAVAGTTDGFELARLDLAQRREGDILGAAQHGRRTQLEFLHILEHEDVIEQAREDAFALVEADPDLADHPLLAAAVQARVDAEQAAYLERG
- the rsmD gene encoding 16S rRNA (guanine(966)-N(2))-methyltransferase RsmD, producing MTRIIAGTRGGRTLRTPPGSGTRPTSDRVREALFSALEARDALRGGHVLDLYAGSGALGLEAMSRGARSCVLVESDRRAASVVAANVASLALTGVRVVPTTVSAALAGQPGAEGPADLVFIDPPYDVGEEALGTVLDRLVDGWLAADGLVVVERSSRSPEPAWPTGLERVGKPRKYGETTVWLAERA
- a CDS encoding hemerythrin domain-containing protein, with the translated sequence MSDYEIPRPVSGDVIERILEDHRLFEDLLREARRTDTDREAARRALAEVLTAHAVAEEEKVYPTLRAKAADITDHEAEHGEEEHAEINEALLAFLRAKGTDTQKYDDALEDLATVVNHHANEEEQTILNPAREEVDLEVRERLGVDWLTRRNELLEQGCGSEEQVAALVDEAVDKGALAPEEAREEADRIKAEAKEKAEEVEDAAKNGD
- the coaD gene encoding pantetheine-phosphate adenylyltransferase, translating into MSERVRRAVCPGSYDPVTHGHLDVVARAAALHDEVVVAILHNPAKQGTFTVPERVALVEHALADRGLADVVRVEAFADRLLVDVCRDLGADVLVKGLRGGTDFDYELPMARMNRHLTGLETLFLPGEPSLAHVSSSLVKEVVRYGGDVSGLVPDEVRDALVARLRDR
- a CDS encoding acyltransferase family protein, coding for MTAEASAPEQARAGQRSTGRRPGFRRDVEGLRAVAVLSVLAYHAGLPVHAGFVGVDIFFVISGFLITGLLVAELDRTGTVSWVRFVGRRVRRLLPAAVVVLLVTTLFTWLVVPGQRRQQVGHDVIAAATYVVNWVLAGREVDYLASDVRPSPVQHFWSLAVEEQFYVVWPLLLLALALLARRTGRRPDRRTVAVALGALTGASFVWSLIASHTSPEASFFTTTTRVWELGVGALLAVWLTGRERPQARSRAADALGWVGLVALVVVAVALPTGIEWPSGWALLPTLPTALVLWAGWRGGRNGPVRLLGARAMVWVGGLSYSIYLWHWPVLVLGDWSAERLTGGPLPGWARVALALGSVWPAWVSWRFVEQPIHHGAWLRRRPRALVAAGLGMSGVAVLAALPLLPLASPFVTTPEDGRVPPVSQLGAATVVPGRAVADDVQPGWVTPDPLVSGEDRPDADVDRCQVDHDATEPVACTFGDPRGAVTVALVGDSKAMQWLPALQEQAGERGWRVVTYGKSACAFAAAPAASAGRAYPQCDAWNAAVSRALAADPPDVVVTSGVARGAWDGSRTDAPLLEDGYARRWAALARAGVPVVVVGDSPVSPDDLDVCAAWHPDALAQCTFAAAPALAASGLPVQRPAVQRAGEGVTLLDLTPWVCPGGECPVVIGHVTVHRAGDHVTATYARTLAPQVAGAVEVALTPAKAR
- a CDS encoding YceD family protein — its product is MTRPDPRSPLVLDTKLVGRRPGTMHELEREAGAPSDLGTDVIRVEEGSPLSLSLRMESVVEGVLVTGSVRGTATGACVRCLDPVSVSLDGHFQELFVHADRHDHHHEVGDEDADEEHRVEDGYIDLDPVVRDTVVPALPFQPVCRPDCPGLCSVCGQPLAEDPEHQHDEIDPRWAALSALAEDPSTPTEKRT
- the rpmF gene encoding 50S ribosomal protein L32, with protein sequence MAVPKRKMSRSNTRSRRANWKATVVATTTCPQCKALTQPHMACPSCGTYKGRHFGAAERTEHQG
- the rnc gene encoding ribonuclease III, with amino-acid sequence MGKGSASADALAPLRPVAELVGHLSEVTGGPVDEALVRRALTHRSYAYEMGGLPHNERLEFLGDSVLGLVVTTTLYDTNPDESEGQLAKLRAAVVNMRALADVGRTLGLGDFVFLGRGEESTGGRDKDSILADTVEAVIGAVYQSAGIEAAGELVHSLVDPLLAQSATLGAGLDWKTSLQEISSRHGLGSPEYVVTEDGPEHAKSFEASVVVGGRVLGRGSGRTKKVAEQEAAAHGWTAIRDAHEPPEGRPSGA